The Flavobacterium sp. 20NA77.7 genome includes the window CCCGTATTTTCAATCGCCAAAACATCTCTAACATCTTCCACTACACAAATGAGTTGTGTATCTCGATTTGGATTGGCACAAATGTCGCATACAGCCACATCAGAAATATTGTAACACTTTTGGCAATATACAATGTCATTTCTCATTTTCGTTAATGCTTCACTTAAAATAGCTGTTTGTTCTTTAGGCTGTTTTAATAAATGTAACACCAATCGAAGTGCCGTTCTTTTACCAATACCTGGCAAAAGTGCAACTTCATTTACGGCATTTTGCAATAACTTTGATGAAAATTCCATAGCGCAAATGTAATAAAAATAATAGCAAAAGTAAAGTAGGATTTATTAATTCAAATTCATTATTTTTAGACATATACTTTCCTAAAAAAACTATAATTTATAAATTATACTAAGGTATTTCGTTTATTCTTTTATTTTTGTAAAACTAAATATCAATATTATGCAACCAATTACTATTTTGCTTTTTTTCTTATCCTATTTTATTGTTTTGTTTGGAATTTCGTATTTCATGAACAAAAAATCCGGCAGTAGTAACGATACTTTTTTTAAAGCAAACAATAAATCACCATGGTATTTAGTGGCGTTTGGCATGATTGGAACGGCACTTTCTGGTGTTACTTTTATTTCAGTTCCAGGTGCCGTAGAAGCCAATCAGTTTGCTTACTTTCAATTTATTTTAGGAAATGCAATTGGTTTTATTATTGTTGCGACCGTATTATTGCCTTTATATTACAAACTTAATTTAACATCAATCTACACATATATAGAACAAAGATTGGGCTATTTTAGTTATAAAACCGCTTCTTTTATATTCTTATTAAGCAGAACAATTGGTTCGGCATTTAGATTATATTTAGTTGTTTTAGTATTGCAAAATTTTGTTTTTAATACATTCGGCATCCCTTTTTGGGCAACCGTTTTGATAAGTCTAGGGCTTATTTTTGCTTACACTTACAAAGGCGGATTGAAAACAATTATTATTACAGATACGTTACAAACTTTGTTTTTAGTAAGTTCTGTGTTTTTTACTATTTATTTTGTTTGTGATAGTTTAGATTTTGGATTTAGTGAAGCCATTGCAAAAATTAATGATTCTAACTATTCTAAAATTTTCTTTTTTGAAGATTTTATAGGTTCAGGGCAACATTTTGTAAAACAAATTTTAGGTGGAATTTTTGTCACCATCGCAATGGTGGGATTGGATCAAGATTTAATGCAGAAAAATTTAAGCTGTAAGAATATCAAAGAAGCTCAAAAAAATATGTTTACGTTTACAGGAATTTTTGTAATCATTAATTTATTTTTCTTGAGCGTGGGTGCACTATTGTACTTATTCGCAACAAAAAATAGCATCCCAGTACCAGTATTAGATGGTGCAGTGAGAACCGATTTGTTATTCCCTGAAATTGCATTTAATCATTTTGCATTAGTACCAGCAGTTGTATTTTTATTAGGCTTAACTGCTGCGACATTTGCTACAACAGATTCTGCTCTAACTGCTTTAACCACTTCATTTTGTATTGATTTCTTAGGAATGGAGAAAAAAGAAGAAACAAAAAACACAGTAAAAACAAGACATTTAGTTCACATCGGATTTTCGTTGGCAATATTTTTGGTGATTTTAATTTTTAATTCGTTAACCAATCAATCGGTTGTAAAACTAATATTCAAAGTTGCATCATATACATACGGACCTCTTTTAGGTTTATTTGCTTTTGGAATTTTAGTCAAAAATCGTTCTGTAAAAGACAAATTGGTTCCGTTTATTTGTGTATTATCACCAGCAATAACTTTTTTAATTAGTATAAATGCTGGAATTGATGCAGAAGCTCCAAAATTAATTCCGTATGCTTTTGCAGAAGAATTAATAATAGTAAATGGCTTGATAACTTTTATTGGATTATACTTAATAAGTAAAAAAAGTGTTTGAGTTGTACTTTAAGATTTTCATTTACAACTTTTGACTTTCGACTTTCGACTAATACTGATTTGTAGCCAATAAAACCAAGGTACAAGCTACTTCAATTTCAATATTATTTTGTTTTAAGATTTCATAAAATTTTGGATTTTCAGTACCCGGATTAAATAATACGCGTCTTGGTTTTAATGAAATAATATAATCGTAATATTCTTCTTGATTTTTAGGATTCAAATATAACGTAACGGTGTCAATGCCTGTAAATGGAAATTTAGTTGTCTCAATTTTAACATCTAAAGCCATACCTTCTTTAGTTCCGATTGCTACAACTTGATGCGTTTTATTAATTAAACTTTGCATTGCTTTATAAGCATATCTTTCTTTATTTGTGGTAGCACCTAAAACTAATGTTTTCATTTTATTGAGATTTTATTCACACTAAATTACAAAATGTTTTTTAATTTACATTTAAATAATTGTATTATAAATTCTATCTTTGAATAACAAGATATATTTGCAAAAAAACTATGGACATTTTTATTTATTTATTTGTCGCCTTATTTTCGGTTTTAAACCCAATTGGAACTGTGCCTATTTTTGTTGGATTAAC containing:
- a CDS encoding CoA-binding protein encodes the protein MKTLVLGATTNKERYAYKAMQSLINKTHQVVAIGTKEGMALDVKIETTKFPFTGIDTVTLYLNPKNQEEYYDYIISLKPRRVLFNPGTENPKFYEILKQNNIEIEVACTLVLLATNQY
- a CDS encoding sodium:solute symporter, with the translated sequence MQPITILLFFLSYFIVLFGISYFMNKKSGSSNDTFFKANNKSPWYLVAFGMIGTALSGVTFISVPGAVEANQFAYFQFILGNAIGFIIVATVLLPLYYKLNLTSIYTYIEQRLGYFSYKTASFIFLLSRTIGSAFRLYLVVLVLQNFVFNTFGIPFWATVLISLGLIFAYTYKGGLKTIIITDTLQTLFLVSSVFFTIYFVCDSLDFGFSEAIAKINDSNYSKIFFFEDFIGSGQHFVKQILGGIFVTIAMVGLDQDLMQKNLSCKNIKEAQKNMFTFTGIFVIINLFFLSVGALLYLFATKNSIPVPVLDGAVRTDLLFPEIAFNHFALVPAVVFLLGLTAATFATTDSALTALTTSFCIDFLGMEKKEETKNTVKTRHLVHIGFSLAIFLVILIFNSLTNQSVVKLIFKVASYTYGPLLGLFAFGILVKNRSVKDKLVPFICVLSPAITFLISINAGIDAEAPKLIPYAFAEELIIVNGLITFIGLYLISKKSV